The following proteins are encoded in a genomic region of Alphaproteobacteria bacterium:
- a CDS encoding ankyrin repeat domain-containing protein has protein sequence MKDYASADLAKVLTFARQGDDHSLVQWLSDIRKNEPERFESLHNTPMGPMMCWAAGHVVDYDCLRVLSEYFPSNVIDAEGNTPLHIALLVYNKDAVLVIAGLDIIKQNKNMAGQTILHLAAATGDLDLYLNIAKSCARKTEKDNLGRTALHYAVQNRSNEIVNVIIEEYPYMVTSADHNGNTPFHVAAYHNFQDIFENLISHSSLDDINITNMSGETALALAARLNHSNIFEAYEQKVKQVYYAQNKRYFDIGYNNPERIPVDMLQLTMAAKNEALLVAGKIDTEKTFFPVYVSQSEFGLFVEEICRLKPYLGISPVRVPFVFRYGIHDIGAQFVVSRESTNLHWVDSLGSYPNTQAVLSTLSRFVPPVDIYFNRRAMQSAPTGCTVFAANSVSELITSLDYMPAKYVSHHLSSPDAMTRYLKEHKIEDFDVEDRDNHKYVCQATLFPSRTYRSCQSFKEKEDVISTIGKDESELYSKQKIAKAAATCESTDLAKAFKHYERNVDLGNGKTKVRNLRLNHKFEQAYKRNKAFIDNHGVEHISASKNAVSLKGFSEQVDKKIEIFNAALQSENRLDHQSRINTEGLANKPDLSWKDSVTSVQTSRVKG, from the coding sequence ATGAAAGATTATGCAAGTGCTGATTTAGCAAAAGTACTGACGTTTGCAAGACAAGGGGATGATCACTCGTTAGTGCAATGGCTCAGCGATATTAGAAAGAATGAGCCTGAACGATTTGAATCGTTGCATAACACCCCCATGGGGCCCATGATGTGTTGGGCGGCTGGACATGTTGTCGACTATGATTGCCTCCGTGTTTTAAGTGAATATTTTCCTTCTAACGTGATTGATGCAGAAGGTAACACGCCATTACATATTGCCCTTTTAGTCTATAATAAAGATGCCGTACTCGTGATAGCTGGACTTGATATAATCAAGCAGAATAAAAATATGGCTGGTCAAACCATACTCCATCTTGCAGCAGCTACGGGAGATTTGGACCTTTATCTAAATATTGCTAAGTCATGTGCGAGAAAGACCGAAAAAGATAATCTAGGCAGGACAGCGCTACATTACGCTGTGCAAAATCGAAGTAATGAGATAGTCAACGTGATCATAGAAGAGTATCCCTATATGGTTACGAGTGCTGATCATAATGGTAATACACCTTTTCATGTTGCTGCCTATCATAATTTTCAGGACATATTCGAGAATCTCATTTCTCATAGTTCACTAGACGATATTAATATTACCAATATGTCGGGTGAAACAGCTTTAGCACTTGCTGCGCGGCTCAACCATTCAAATATTTTTGAGGCCTATGAGCAAAAGGTAAAGCAAGTTTATTATGCTCAAAATAAGAGATATTTTGATATAGGGTATAATAACCCAGAACGTATACCTGTTGATATGCTGCAACTTACCATGGCAGCTAAAAATGAGGCCTTATTAGTTGCAGGTAAGATTGATACTGAGAAAACATTTTTTCCTGTTTATGTATCTCAATCAGAGTTTGGACTTTTTGTAGAAGAGATTTGTCGTTTAAAGCCTTATCTTGGGATATCTCCTGTTCGTGTGCCTTTTGTTTTTCGATATGGAATACATGATATAGGTGCTCAATTTGTAGTTAGTCGTGAATCGACTAACTTGCATTGGGTTGATTCGTTGGGGTCATATCCAAATACACAAGCAGTATTATCAACACTTAGTCGTTTTGTTCCCCCTGTTGATATCTATTTCAACCGACGGGCAATGCAGTCAGCTCCTACTGGGTGCACTGTTTTTGCAGCAAATTCAGTGTCTGAATTGATAACAAGCTTAGATTATATGCCAGCAAAATATGTGTCTCATCATCTGTCGTCTCCAGACGCTATGACACGTTATCTGAAAGAACATAAAATAGAGGATTTTGATGTTGAAGATAGGGACAACCATAAGTATGTCTGCCAAGCTACATTGTTCCCTTCGCGTACGTACCGTAGTTGTCAATCGTTTAAGGAAAAAGAGGATGTAATTAGCACCATTGGCAAGGATGAATCTGAACTCTATAGCAAACAAAAAATTGCAAAGGCGGCGGCAACATGTGAATCTACTGATTTAGCAAAAGCATTCAAGCACTATGAAAGAAATGTTGATTTAGGGAATGGTAAAACTAAAGTCCGTAACTTACGTCTGAATCACAAGTTCGAACAAGCTTATAAACGCAATAAAGCCTTTATTGACAACCACGGTGTTGAACACATATCTGCAAGTAAAAATGCGGTATCCTTGAAAGGCTTTAGTGAACAAGTCGATAAAAAAATCGAAATATTCAACGCCGCGTTACAGAGTGAAAATAGGTTGGATCACCAAAGCCGGATTAACACAGAGGGCCTTGCAAATAAACCTGATCTAAGCTGGAAAGATAGTGTGACATCAGTGCAAACATCGAGGGTAAAAGGATAG
- a CDS encoding DUF2163 domain-containing protein, protein MKISPALHHHLQQPLTTTAYLWHISLSNGALLAYTSHDRAITYQSILFRPGAGLMTPSTLGYPDEQELPFTCEAIIDDDYLSIDIINNGLLDHAKVELWLVNYDDLSQGHRVLRVGEIVKIHLQGQRFYAEVAGLGDRLQARLGQFYSSTCRAELGDKKCGVMLAQYPSQIRCDKRFSTCVSYFNNAINFRGEPFIPGQSGLLSVEKGA, encoded by the coding sequence ATGAAAATATCTCCCGCACTGCATCATCATTTGCAGCAGCCGCTAACCACGACTGCTTATCTTTGGCATATCTCATTAAGCAATGGTGCCTTGTTAGCCTATACATCCCATGATCGGGCTATAACTTATCAATCGATCCTTTTTCGTCCTGGAGCGGGATTGATGACACCCTCTACACTGGGTTACCCAGATGAACAGGAGCTCCCTTTTACGTGTGAAGCCATCATTGACGATGATTACCTAAGTATTGATATAATTAACAATGGGTTACTTGATCATGCTAAAGTAGAACTATGGCTGGTTAACTATGACGATTTATCTCAGGGGCACCGTGTTTTGAGAGTTGGTGAGATTGTTAAAATTCACTTACAAGGCCAGCGTTTTTATGCAGAAGTAGCGGGTCTTGGAGACCGTTTACAGGCTCGTTTGGGGCAATTTTATTCGTCTACCTGCAGGGCTGAATTGGGGGATAAAAAATGCGGAGTTATGTTAGCACAGTATCCTAGCCAGATCCGTTGTGATAAACGGTTTTCTACCTGTGTCAGCTATTTCAATAATGCCATCAATTTTAGGGGTGAACCTTTTATACCTGGGCAATCCGGGTTGTTAAGCGTTGAAAAGGGTGCATAA
- a CDS encoding hybrid sensor histidine kinase/response regulator yields the protein MGMSEFIIVGCLIAVLLLLVVMGTIHIMRMNHHGVGINTENEPSSAVSKVQFMQLCMLSLSHEVRTPMQAIVAMSGLLQDQMLTPEMKKWVNTIQQTSQNLLETVNGFLYLSKLEQNFKVIGTQPVDVQQLVRHVVSMFDLPLKDKCVNIKLDLAIPLYHIISSDPIFLRHIVMNILSNAVKYSDKGTITVTVGLSRLGQNNDFLLVEIMDNGSGMSDLEKKKMSQFFSEKNNIDDNLITLGMGLFVTRQMVRALSGSIVFSDNRKGGTICRIDIPVTVNQVSWMDDPSNSNEGSSEAPVQCIKVLIFQNAGLQPQTLCQLQQEGFMDIYSTNDAAEALVLIKENEIRLVFCDLFDIYGDGKHIAQLLKEAYPEIPVLALTKETLGASKEQLNLLGIDAILVAPFDAELIYQSAAAWVKQTVLLR from the coding sequence ATGGGAATGTCAGAATTCATTATTGTCGGATGCTTGATTGCTGTTTTGCTGCTTTTAGTTGTCATGGGCACTATCCATATCATGCGAATGAATCATCATGGAGTAGGTATTAATACCGAGAATGAACCGTCTTCAGCTGTCTCTAAGGTGCAATTCATGCAGTTATGTATGCTCTCACTCAGCCATGAAGTGCGTACCCCTATGCAGGCTATCGTAGCGATGTCAGGTTTATTACAAGATCAAATGTTAACACCGGAAATGAAAAAATGGGTCAATACCATCCAACAAACCAGTCAGAATCTGCTGGAAACGGTTAATGGTTTTCTTTATCTTTCAAAATTAGAACAGAATTTTAAAGTGATCGGCACCCAACCTGTTGATGTACAACAATTGGTGCGGCACGTGGTTTCGATGTTTGATCTTCCACTTAAAGACAAGTGCGTAAATATTAAACTGGATTTGGCTATTCCTCTTTATCACATCATTTCCAGTGATCCTATTTTTTTGCGGCATATCGTGATGAATATTCTTAGTAATGCGGTTAAATATTCTGACAAAGGCACTATCACCGTTACTGTTGGTTTGTCACGTCTGGGGCAAAATAACGATTTTTTATTAGTTGAAATCATGGATAACGGTTCTGGTATGTCTGATCTGGAAAAGAAAAAAATGAGCCAGTTCTTTTCTGAGAAGAATAATATAGATGATAATCTTATCACGTTAGGAATGGGGTTATTTGTTACACGTCAAATGGTACGCGCCTTATCTGGATCTATTGTTTTCAGCGATAATAGAAAAGGTGGAACGATTTGTCGTATTGATATTCCTGTGACAGTCAATCAAGTGTCATGGATGGATGATCCAAGTAACAGTAACGAAGGTTCGTCTGAAGCCCCTGTGCAGTGTATCAAGGTCCTTATTTTTCAAAATGCTGGTTTACAGCCGCAAACATTGTGTCAATTACAGCAAGAGGGATTTATGGATATTTATTCCACCAACGATGCAGCTGAAGCATTAGTGCTTATTAAAGAAAACGAAATACGTCTGGTATTTTGTGATTTGTTTGATATTTATGGTGATGGAAAACACATCGCCCAATTATTAAAAGAAGCCTATCCAGAAATCCCAGTCCTGGCACTAACCAAAGAAACACTCGGTGCTTCAAAAGAGCAATTAAATTTGCTAGGTATCGATGCTATTTTAGTAGCCCCATTTGATGCCGAATTAATTTATCAAAGCGCTGCTGCATGGGTTAAGCAAACGGTCCTGCTTCGCTAA
- a CDS encoding cation:dicarboxylase symporter family transporter has product MLKITWGVMGYTRSLSFYILMAILLGALLGFYDPTAATAMKPFADAFIKALKMIIGPIIFLSLTIGMAKAGDIKRVGRVGIKAILYFEVVSTIALLFGLAIALIVKPGLHAALPDIESQRAIASYIDKGHHLSMVEFLVNIIPTSFLSAFSEGNMLQIVFISLLFGLALILIGHQKSKPIVQLFETVNDIFFIIVRLLLYTAPLGAFGGMAYTVGTFGVHILGNLAMLVGLFYFTSVLFIGLCLGAISWCCGISLLSYIKWNLPELLMVFGASSSEPAMPSLMKKLTLLGISKETVGLVVPAGYSFNLDGTNIYMALASLFIAQAYGVELSWQQIALLIPIIMITSKGATGISGSGFITLAATLAVIPQIPAVGLALIFGIDRFMSECRALTNHIGNGIAAIAIARWDKEISAESLHINLEAHKDNLINDSLVDKHVTI; this is encoded by the coding sequence ATGCTTAAGATCACTTGGGGAGTTATGGGTTATACGCGTTCGCTTTCATTTTATATCCTGATGGCCATATTACTGGGTGCGCTGCTTGGTTTTTATGATCCAACAGCAGCAACGGCCATGAAACCATTTGCCGATGCGTTTATTAAAGCATTAAAAATGATAATTGGCCCTATTATATTTCTCTCTTTAACCATAGGAATGGCTAAAGCAGGAGATATCAAACGCGTGGGACGCGTAGGCATCAAGGCCATATTATATTTTGAAGTGGTCAGCACTATCGCCCTCCTGTTTGGCTTGGCAATAGCACTTATCGTTAAACCCGGCCTTCATGCCGCTTTACCTGACATTGAGAGCCAGCGTGCCATAGCCTCCTATATCGACAAAGGCCATCATTTATCAATGGTCGAGTTTCTCGTCAATATCATTCCAACCAGCTTTTTATCAGCCTTCTCTGAAGGCAATATGCTACAAATCGTTTTTATTTCGCTCCTTTTTGGCCTGGCGCTCATTTTAATAGGCCACCAGAAATCAAAACCGATTGTGCAACTCTTTGAAACGGTTAATGACATCTTCTTTATTATCGTTCGTTTGCTTCTCTATACAGCACCTTTGGGAGCCTTTGGTGGAATGGCCTATACCGTAGGTACCTTTGGCGTCCATATATTAGGTAACCTGGCAATGCTGGTAGGCTTGTTTTATTTTACCTCTGTATTGTTTATTGGACTTTGCCTGGGAGCCATCAGCTGGTGTTGTGGCATTTCGTTGTTGAGTTATATCAAATGGAATCTTCCAGAATTATTGATGGTCTTTGGTGCCTCTTCCAGCGAGCCGGCGATGCCTTCCTTGATGAAAAAACTTACATTACTCGGTATCAGTAAAGAAACCGTAGGATTGGTGGTGCCTGCCGGTTATAGTTTTAATCTGGATGGCACTAATATTTATATGGCTTTAGCCAGCTTATTTATTGCCCAGGCTTATGGGGTAGAGCTTTCATGGCAACAAATAGCCCTACTCATTCCTATTATTATGATTACCAGCAAAGGAGCTACCGGCATTAGCGGCAGTGGCTTTATTACCCTGGCAGCAACCCTTGCCGTCATTCCCCAAATTCCAGCTGTAGGGCTAGCCCTTATTTTTGGCATAGACCGCTTTATGAGCGAATGCCGGGCTCTCACCAACCATATTGGCAACGGTATTGCAGCCATTGCCATTGCCCGTTGGGATAAAGAGATTTCTGCCGAATCGCTCCATATCAATTTGGAAGCCCATAAAGATAACCTGATCAATGATTCTTTAGTTGATAAACATGTCACAATTTAA
- a CDS encoding DUF4372 domain-containing protein, which translates to MHHKDMLFSQIIKYIPRHRFDTIVEQHGGDRRVRKLSCWTQFRECLNNCVTDSKLSRKLLCWLYLCGDF; encoded by the coding sequence ATGCATCACAAAGATATGTTATTTAGTCAAATAATCAAATATATTCCCCGTCATAGGTTCGATACTATAGTAGAGCAGCACGGCGGAGATCGGCGTGTGCGTAAATTGAGTTGCTGGACGCAGTTTAGGGAGTGTTTAAATAACTGTGTCACTGATAGCAAGTTAAGCAGAAAGCTGTTATGCTGGCTTTATCTCTGTGGCGATTTTTGA
- a CDS encoding phage head closure protein — protein sequence MSAMFRFDSSKLRDLIKIDAPQPLDDGGGGYTTIWTEILSVFAQVTTVRVGYSQEMELAQQQQLRQMLRIILRFQPGVDQTMRIRFNDLTFGIISITNLDNRHGWQEIIVCQGQGDR from the coding sequence ATGTCTGCAATGTTTAGATTTGATAGCTCAAAATTACGTGACTTAATCAAGATTGATGCACCACAACCCCTTGATGACGGGGGCGGCGGGTATACGACTATCTGGACAGAAATATTATCTGTTTTTGCGCAGGTAACGACCGTGCGTGTCGGATATTCTCAGGAAATGGAATTGGCCCAGCAGCAGCAATTGCGCCAGATGCTACGCATTATCCTGCGCTTTCAGCCTGGAGTGGATCAGACCATGCGTATCCGCTTTAACGACCTAACCTTTGGTATTATCAGTATAACAAACCTTGATAATCGTCATGGTTGGCAGGAAATTATCGTTTGTCAGGGACAGGGAGACCGATGA
- a CDS encoding glycoside hydrolase TIM-barrel-like domain-containing protein produces MASVILGNMGAALGGAFGTFGSTIGSTLGKYAGNLMDDRLQGNDRHRYRHHEGVRLDDIRVQGSSYGAMIPIVYGTMRMAGNIIWARPIQEHIHTSSFTQGGGKFGLGPKMTNTSTDYSYTITMAIAICEGPIASINRVWADQTLLDLSLGSYRIYKGTEEQLPDPIIEAFDGIGVVPAYRGLAYVVMEDFPLTAFGNSIPGFVFEVTRQQSSYQLSQSLVDEQPEQLVKAITLIPGSGEFTIDTVIHSKRFITPLANGGFVPQGKSVMINQHTLSGQADIMMALDQLQQTFPNLEWVALVVCWFGTSLTMKDCLVVPCVENGPVIETQPESWQVGKWNRSNARQISRDTLNQLRYGGTYHDGSVTRVVEELKKRNLKIMFYPMLQMDIDGKPWRGDITGSIDDIHHYFYKTDGYNEFIMHYANLVKGKVDGFIIGSELKGMTSLYDETKAGIERFPAAQCLSDLASHVKMVLGAAVTITYAADWSEYHSVNGWYTLDDLWASAAIDVVGIDAYFPLTTGTQDNRYLLETIKQGWVSGEGYDFFYLSQAGQSDQQIPYTDPKSAWKNITYWWQTKHYHPDGSPTPWLPQSKKIWFTEYGFPSVDACSNQPNRFIDPSSVETNYPTGSSGLIDCLAQRAAITATELMWQHSAMVEYKFLWTWDARPYPYFPDLHEAWADGPNWRTGHWVQGKMGLSQLAAVVHDLLKQVGLEDQQIDVSQLRGVVFGYVLSKPTTAYTALMDLADVYAFDLVEHGNGMSARPRQKQEYRVIDWQDTILNDHAIVEGVVSNTSSWQLPVQADLLYVDPARDYQPAVASACLTKRNDVLASVSTITNGVPLVLTASQAQQICQRLLKEAQMEGVSAHFSLPPSYITLQPGDQFVFKESNSNSNSNTNSNRYCVREIVLDSMKIIITSHSFEPDLYELSYHTDLPEPMTAVVPTHPSATEAWIFEMPTIPQQKDTTQLIWMAMCGTGPYWPGAQLYVSADGGNHYEFVAAHDKQATMGYVLNRLSKMPEQVWDEVSQIQVSLIHGALFSANKDQVLLGSNLALVGDELIQFCQVQSTSADGYLLSRLLRGRYGTGHAISNHQPGERFILITPELLALPAWSSWLGQQRFIQAVSKGSEFNTSSGQVYVYQGKCLKPLAPVYLQANRLPMGDIFISWIRRSRIPTQWVDGVDMQVGEAVESYEVDVFLDQKLVRTIPASQASVLYSKQQQDADFIQPPQLLTFKVYQISAMVGRGECSSILC; encoded by the coding sequence ATGGCATCGGTAATACTGGGTAATATGGGGGCGGCCTTGGGTGGGGCTTTTGGAACCTTCGGGTCAACCATTGGCAGTACGCTTGGTAAATATGCGGGTAATCTAATGGATGACAGGCTACAGGGTAATGACCGCCACCGTTATCGCCATCATGAAGGAGTAAGGCTCGACGATATCCGTGTTCAGGGCTCGTCTTATGGGGCTATGATTCCTATCGTATATGGAACCATGAGAATGGCAGGGAATATCATCTGGGCCAGACCTATTCAAGAACATATCCATACTTCAAGTTTTACCCAAGGAGGTGGAAAATTTGGGTTGGGGCCCAAAATGACGAACACTTCGACGGATTACAGTTATACAATAACCATGGCCATTGCCATTTGTGAAGGGCCCATTGCAAGCATAAACAGGGTTTGGGCTGACCAAACCTTGCTTGATTTATCGCTGGGAAGTTACCGCATCTATAAGGGAACGGAAGAACAGTTACCCGACCCTATTATCGAAGCGTTTGATGGAATCGGCGTGGTTCCTGCTTATCGAGGCCTTGCCTATGTGGTGATGGAAGATTTTCCCTTAACGGCGTTTGGGAACAGCATTCCAGGTTTTGTCTTTGAGGTAACACGCCAGCAATCCAGTTACCAGCTGTCCCAGTCACTTGTCGATGAACAACCTGAACAATTAGTAAAGGCAATAACGCTCATTCCTGGAAGTGGTGAATTTACGATTGATACTGTCATTCATTCAAAGCGATTCATTACCCCACTGGCAAATGGTGGTTTTGTGCCACAGGGAAAGAGTGTGATGATTAATCAGCATACCTTATCCGGTCAAGCCGATATTATGATGGCACTCGACCAGTTACAGCAAACTTTCCCAAATTTAGAATGGGTAGCGTTGGTTGTGTGTTGGTTTGGTACGAGCCTTACTATGAAAGATTGTCTCGTTGTGCCGTGTGTAGAAAATGGCCCTGTGATTGAAACCCAACCGGAATCCTGGCAAGTCGGAAAGTGGAATCGCAGTAATGCCAGACAGATTTCACGCGATACACTCAACCAACTTCGCTATGGTGGAACCTATCATGATGGCAGCGTCACGCGGGTTGTTGAAGAACTTAAAAAACGTAATCTTAAGATTATGTTTTACCCCATGTTGCAAATGGATATAGATGGGAAACCGTGGCGCGGAGACATTACAGGATCTATAGATGATATACATCATTATTTCTATAAAACAGATGGATATAATGAATTTATCATGCATTACGCTAATCTTGTAAAGGGTAAGGTGGATGGATTTATTATCGGTTCTGAATTAAAGGGAATGACGTCTCTTTACGATGAAACAAAGGCTGGAATCGAACGTTTTCCTGCGGCACAATGCCTCAGTGATTTAGCCAGCCATGTTAAAATGGTTTTAGGGGCGGCTGTTACGATTACCTATGCTGCAGACTGGTCGGAATATCATTCGGTAAATGGTTGGTATACACTCGATGACCTTTGGGCTTCTGCTGCCATTGATGTAGTGGGCATTGATGCTTATTTTCCACTCACCACAGGTACTCAGGATAATCGCTATTTACTTGAAACCATAAAGCAAGGTTGGGTAAGTGGTGAGGGGTATGATTTTTTCTACCTAAGCCAGGCAGGGCAATCCGACCAGCAGATTCCTTATACCGATCCTAAAAGCGCTTGGAAAAATATAACCTATTGGTGGCAAACGAAACACTATCATCCTGATGGTTCGCCAACACCGTGGCTACCACAATCAAAGAAAATTTGGTTTACCGAATATGGTTTTCCCAGTGTTGATGCCTGTAGTAATCAACCCAATCGCTTTATTGACCCTAGCAGCGTCGAAACGAATTATCCTACTGGATCAAGTGGCTTGATTGATTGCCTTGCCCAACGTGCTGCGATTACCGCTACTGAGTTGATGTGGCAGCATTCAGCCATGGTTGAATACAAGTTCTTATGGACATGGGATGCCAGGCCTTATCCATATTTCCCTGATTTGCATGAAGCATGGGCTGATGGTCCCAATTGGCGCACGGGCCATTGGGTACAAGGTAAAATGGGGTTATCCCAATTAGCGGCAGTGGTGCATGATCTGCTTAAACAAGTAGGGCTCGAAGATCAGCAGATAGATGTTTCTCAATTAAGGGGAGTTGTATTCGGATATGTGTTATCCAAACCCACCACAGCCTACACGGCATTGATGGATTTGGCCGATGTGTACGCATTTGACCTGGTAGAGCACGGTAACGGTATGTCTGCCAGGCCGCGACAAAAACAGGAATACAGGGTCATAGACTGGCAAGATACTATTTTAAACGATCACGCAATCGTTGAGGGGGTGGTATCCAACACCAGCTCTTGGCAATTGCCGGTACAGGCTGATTTGCTCTATGTAGATCCTGCGCGTGATTATCAGCCTGCTGTTGCTTCGGCCTGTTTAACAAAAAGGAATGATGTATTAGCGTCGGTATCTACGATAACCAATGGTGTGCCACTGGTGCTGACAGCGTCGCAGGCACAGCAGATATGTCAGCGTTTATTGAAAGAAGCACAGATGGAAGGAGTCTCTGCGCATTTTTCGTTGCCACCGTCTTACATTACGTTGCAGCCAGGAGATCAATTTGTTTTTAAAGAGAGTAACAGTAACAGTAACTCTAACACTAATAGCAACCGATATTGTGTCCGTGAGATTGTATTGGATAGTATGAAAATCATCATAACCTCGCATTCCTTTGAGCCGGATCTGTATGAACTCTCCTACCATACAGATTTACCGGAGCCAATGACGGCGGTTGTTCCCACTCATCCATCCGCTACAGAGGCTTGGATTTTTGAGATGCCTACCATACCTCAACAAAAAGATACGACTCAGCTTATCTGGATGGCTATGTGTGGGACGGGACCTTATTGGCCTGGTGCGCAGCTTTACGTCTCTGCTGATGGTGGAAATCATTATGAATTTGTTGCTGCACATGACAAGCAAGCCACCATGGGGTATGTACTAAACAGACTTAGTAAGATGCCTGAGCAGGTGTGGGATGAGGTATCGCAGATTCAAGTATCTCTCATTCATGGTGCCCTTTTTTCAGCCAATAAGGATCAGGTTTTGTTGGGAAGTAATTTAGCGCTCGTTGGCGATGAACTCATTCAGTTTTGTCAGGTGCAATCTACATCTGCCGATGGTTATCTCTTATCTCGTTTGCTCCGTGGTCGGTATGGAACGGGTCATGCAATTTCTAACCATCAGCCAGGTGAACGGTTTATTTTAATAACCCCAGAATTACTTGCACTGCCTGCATGGTCGTCATGGTTAGGACAGCAGCGTTTCATACAGGCCGTTTCAAAAGGGAGTGAATTTAATACGTCATCCGGACAGGTTTATGTTTATCAAGGAAAATGCCTAAAACCACTAGCTCCCGTCTATCTTCAAGCCAATCGCTTACCAATGGGAGATATTTTCATAAGCTGGATCCGCCGTAGCCGCATTCCAACACAATGGGTAGACGGGGTGGATATGCAAGTAGGCGAGGCGGTTGAATCTTATGAAGTGGATGTGTTTTTAGACCAAAAACTAGTCCGGACAATCCCCGCTAGTCAGGCGTCTGTTCTGTATTCAAAACAACAGCAGGATGCAGACTTTATTCAACCACCGCAGTTGCTGACATTTAAGGTTTACCAGATTTCAGCCATGGTTGGTAGAGGGGAGTGCTCATCCATCCTCTGCTGA
- a CDS encoding transglutaminase-like cysteine peptidase yields the protein MLLSALMYAESIQSAGAAEPNFDQFPKWQPIAEWFKTQHYHSHHLSDAQFDELIAQVNKSINHYQFISDKGDIWKTPDQFHHDKGGDCDDYSIAKMDRLANAGHCCPV from the coding sequence TTGCTACTTTCTGCTCTTATGTATGCAGAAAGTATACAGAGTGCCGGCGCGGCTGAGCCAAACTTTGACCAATTTCCCAAATGGCAACCAATCGCCGAATGGTTTAAAACTCAGCATTACCATTCTCACCATTTATCAGATGCCCAGTTTGATGAACTGATAGCCCAGGTCAACAAATCCATAAACCATTATCAGTTTATCAGTGATAAGGGCGACATCTGGAAAACTCCAGACCAGTTCCATCATGACAAAGGTGGCGATTGTGACGACTATTCCATTGCTAAGATGGATCGATTGGCCAACGCTGGTCACTGCTGTCCCGTTTAA
- a CDS encoding phage head-tail connector protein: MPDIHLLSVCCEPVSVAQVKKQLRINHDEDDAYLAQLIKAARIKAELFLNRKLVGLADDEEVPVDIVQALFQWVVAAYDAKEPLSLSQLLIHRRAYRF; the protein is encoded by the coding sequence ATGCCAGACATTCATTTGTTGTCCGTTTGTTGCGAACCTGTTTCAGTGGCACAGGTTAAAAAACAATTGCGGATTAACCACGATGAAGATGATGCGTATCTTGCGCAATTAATTAAGGCGGCACGCATCAAAGCAGAATTATTTTTAAACAGAAAACTGGTGGGGCTTGCCGACGATGAAGAGGTTCCCGTGGATATTGTCCAGGCGTTGTTCCAATGGGTGGTAGCAGCGTATGATGCCAAAGAACCATTATCGTTATCGCAGTTGCTCATTCATCGTCGTGCGTATCGTTTTTGA
- a CDS encoding DUF2335 domain-containing protein, with protein sequence MNTNYNRNNNNRRNSRQHSRPRSNGGGRPHFGGGPRRSHSILPPAAVIEAYEQLIPGAKDRLFAMAEKEMEHRHRVEAAYLQAMKGSYRFGQLFSLLIALGTLWAVVRLATSDHSMLALLTVLVGFGYLFIAVMVSKRQFRRAAGRNNNRDQRQDRQHNRPQHRDNRGEHQERNDRQDRNDRQEKNNRSERNDRPERNDHQDDSDQ encoded by the coding sequence ATGAATACAAATTATAATCGCAATAATAATAATCGCCGTAACTCACGGCAACATTCACGTCCACGCAGTAATGGAGGTGGGCGTCCTCACTTTGGCGGAGGTCCACGCCGTTCTCATTCGATATTGCCTCCGGCTGCTGTTATTGAGGCATATGAGCAGCTCATTCCAGGAGCAAAAGACCGTTTGTTTGCTATGGCTGAAAAAGAGATGGAGCATCGCCATCGTGTTGAAGCCGCCTATCTTCAGGCAATGAAGGGCAGCTACCGTTTTGGCCAATTATTTTCGCTCCTTATTGCGTTAGGAACGCTTTGGGCCGTTGTCAGATTAGCAACCTCGGATCACTCCATGTTAGCGTTGCTGACAGTTTTGGTTGGTTTTGGTTATTTGTTTATTGCCGTAATGGTTTCTAAGCGTCAATTTAGAAGGGCTGCTGGAAGAAATAATAACCGTGATCAACGTCAGGATCGTCAACATAACCGTCCACAACATCGTGATAATCGTGGTGAGCATCAAGAGCGCAACGACCGTCAAGACAGGAATGACAGACAGGAAAAAAATAACCGCTCAGAAAGAAACGACAGGCCCGAGCGGAATGATCATCAAGACGATTCGGATCAATAA